The proteins below are encoded in one region of Arthrobacter sp. CJ23:
- a CDS encoding oxygenase MpaB family protein, translating to MRNYLKEVQGEIRRTFTGQPDSTPEWVPRLADGNDAGYHLPGSAVWAVHGSMSTIVAGIRVLLMQSLHPGALAGVYDHSGFKEDPLGRLASTIRWIFTVTYGSTEAAQAATHRVRKIHEYVQGSYVDAHGSTRRYAANDPELLSWVHVAYADSFLAANRIWGRPVPGGPDAYVREWAQAGRLMGIESPPLTEAAVRADLDRWYCSGDLLADERLAETVAFIHHPPLHPTLKPGYRILFAAAVASLEPKYRELLGLQLARIGPVPFPARSAARATLGVVRLALGPVSSSELAARERLRRLGFEA from the coding sequence ATGAGGAACTACCTCAAGGAAGTCCAGGGAGAGATCAGGCGGACGTTCACCGGGCAGCCGGATTCGACGCCCGAGTGGGTGCCGCGCCTGGCGGACGGGAACGACGCCGGATATCACCTTCCGGGGTCCGCCGTGTGGGCGGTGCACGGCTCGATGTCCACCATCGTGGCGGGCATCCGTGTGCTGCTCATGCAGTCCCTGCATCCCGGGGCGCTGGCCGGCGTGTACGACCATTCGGGCTTCAAGGAGGATCCACTCGGCCGGCTGGCGAGCACCATCCGCTGGATCTTCACGGTCACGTACGGTTCCACCGAGGCCGCCCAGGCGGCCACGCACCGCGTTCGGAAGATCCACGAGTATGTGCAAGGCAGCTACGTGGACGCGCACGGATCCACCCGCCGGTACGCGGCCAACGATCCGGAGCTCCTGTCCTGGGTCCATGTGGCCTACGCCGATTCGTTCCTCGCGGCCAACCGGATTTGGGGCCGCCCCGTTCCCGGCGGACCCGACGCCTACGTGCGCGAATGGGCGCAGGCCGGCCGGCTCATGGGCATCGAGTCTCCCCCGCTCACAGAAGCCGCGGTGCGCGCTGACCTCGACCGTTGGTATTGTTCCGGCGATTTGCTCGCGGACGAACGCCTGGCCGAAACCGTGGCCTTCATCCACCACCCGCCCCTGCACCCCACACTCAAGCCCGGGTACCGCATCCTGTTCGCGGCCGCCGTCGCGAGCCTCGAACCGAAATACCGTGAGCTGCTGGGCCTGCAGCTGGCCCGGATCGGGCCGGTCCCCTTCCCGGCGAGGTCCGCGGCGCGGGCGACCCTCGGCGTCGTGCGCCTTGCGCTGGGTCCGGTCAGCTCCAGCGAACTGGCCGCCCGGGAGCGGCTCCGGCGGCTGGGGTTTGAAGCGTAA
- a CDS encoding MFS transporter, which produces MTSPSTLARPAERLHTAVRWTRAQWMLLMVVCTVLALDGLDVSMVGVALPSIGHELHLGTDSLQWIVSAYVLGYGSLLLLGGRLADLLGRRRIFLIALTVFAAASLVGGLVDDPAILIATRFVKGLAAAFTAPTGFSIITTNFAEGRERNKALSIFTTFGASGFSLGLVVGGLMTSFSWRWTFLVSVPIAVITVILGSRFIPRDKPSAQDSGHDICGAVTLALGMLGLVYTLVSAPEKGWGSVATIAGFAISAAVLAAFAVIENRVKHPLIRFGILREGWVARANLSAVGLFGSYLSFQFIVTMYLQSVLGWSPLGMALALLPAGLIVASSAPFADRLIEKFGATRLILTGLVSLGLGYVWFLRVGTTPNYVLDILPSMILLGIGFALAFPSINVQATAGIRDSEQGLAAGLIQTSTQVGAALVLAVTTAIVSGSGQEAGTASAAAMLDMYRPGLILSAAVAIAALLVAASPARRRAVAAVGTGPAA; this is translated from the coding sequence ATGACTTCTCCGAGCACCCTCGCAAGACCCGCCGAACGGCTCCACACGGCAGTCCGCTGGACGCGCGCCCAGTGGATGCTGCTGATGGTCGTCTGCACCGTCCTGGCCCTCGACGGGCTGGACGTCTCCATGGTGGGCGTGGCCCTGCCTTCCATTGGCCACGAACTCCACCTCGGAACCGATTCGCTGCAGTGGATCGTCTCCGCCTACGTCCTGGGCTACGGAAGCCTCCTGCTCCTGGGCGGCCGCCTCGCGGACCTGCTGGGCCGCCGTCGGATCTTCCTCATTGCCCTGACGGTCTTCGCGGCGGCCTCCCTGGTGGGCGGCCTCGTGGATGATCCGGCCATCCTGATCGCCACCCGCTTCGTGAAGGGCCTGGCAGCGGCCTTCACGGCACCCACCGGTTTCTCCATCATCACCACCAACTTCGCCGAGGGCCGCGAGCGCAACAAGGCCCTCTCCATCTTCACCACCTTCGGCGCCAGCGGATTCTCCCTGGGCCTGGTGGTCGGCGGCCTCATGACCAGCTTCAGCTGGCGCTGGACGTTCCTGGTGTCCGTGCCGATCGCCGTGATCACGGTAATCCTGGGCAGCAGGTTCATCCCCCGCGACAAGCCGTCCGCACAGGACAGCGGGCACGACATCTGTGGCGCCGTGACGCTGGCACTGGGCATGCTCGGCCTCGTCTACACGCTGGTTTCCGCGCCGGAAAAGGGCTGGGGATCTGTGGCAACAATCGCCGGATTCGCCATCTCCGCCGCCGTGCTGGCCGCGTTCGCCGTCATCGAGAACCGTGTCAAGCACCCCCTGATCCGCTTCGGCATCCTGCGGGAAGGCTGGGTGGCCCGGGCCAACCTGAGCGCCGTCGGCCTGTTCGGTTCCTACCTGAGCTTCCAGTTCATCGTGACCATGTACCTGCAGTCGGTGCTGGGCTGGTCGCCGCTGGGGATGGCGCTGGCCCTGCTGCCGGCGGGGCTGATCGTCGCTTCGAGCGCCCCGTTCGCGGACCGGCTGATCGAGAAGTTCGGCGCCACCCGGCTCATCCTCACCGGGCTGGTCTCGCTGGGGCTGGGCTACGTGTGGTTCCTGCGGGTAGGCACCACGCCCAACTACGTCCTGGACATCCTGCCGTCCATGATCCTGCTGGGCATTGGCTTCGCGCTGGCCTTCCCGTCCATCAACGTCCAGGCCACCGCAGGCATCCGCGATTCCGAGCAGGGCCTGGCCGCCGGCCTCATCCAGACCAGCACGCAGGTGGGTGCCGCGCTGGTCCTGGCCGTCACCACGGCCATCGTCAGCGGTTCCGGACAGGAAGCCGGAACGGCCAGCGCCGCCGCGATGCTCGACATGTACCGTCCGGGGCTCATCCTGAGCGCCGCCGTCGCGATCGCCGCGCTGCTCGTCGCGGCGTCACCGGCCCGACGCCGGGCAGTCGCCGCCGTCGGGACCGGCCCCGCCGCTTAG
- a CDS encoding MarR family winged helix-turn-helix transcriptional regulator: MATTQDRQLVEQWRGIQNSYFRTAAAIDRALEAKFGVGLNEFEILDLVAESVDAACRMKALGERTPMTQSAVSKVVDRLEKAGLVSRHACEDDRRSLFLELTEAGRALHADAAVEHRALLKENLA; this comes from the coding sequence ATGGCAACAACGCAGGACCGCCAGTTGGTTGAGCAATGGCGCGGCATCCAGAACTCGTATTTCCGCACTGCGGCTGCGATTGACCGCGCCCTCGAAGCCAAGTTCGGCGTCGGCCTGAACGAATTCGAAATCCTGGACCTCGTTGCCGAGAGCGTGGATGCCGCCTGCCGCATGAAGGCCCTGGGCGAGCGGACCCCCATGACGCAGAGTGCCGTGTCCAAGGTGGTGGACCGCCTCGAAAAGGCCGGATTGGTATCCCGGCATGCTTGCGAGGACGACCGCCGCTCACTGTTCCTCGAACTCACCGAGGCCGGCCGCGCCCTGCATGCCGATGCCGCCGTCGAGCACCGGGCGCTGCTGAAGGAAAACCTCGCCTGA
- a CDS encoding M23 family metallopeptidase — translation MLGLFAFGFQAPTFDPNTSQAVPVQGVVEPRQLDAALIHATAPDQWRAVGTETATGAPVPVSEHAMVQFDRAAVQTIGQDGTARLTVAAAGLQRPPLGSLYSPLETLNPSSPFGYRIDPFTGHAGEFHWGRDFAAPCGTRVYAADAGVVRAVGWHPWGGGNRVEIEHGNGLVTTYNHLQAIGVTKGQSVRVGEVIAQVGTTGWSTGCHLHFETIVNGVYKDPANWTLLSTRQLDALAAIAMVNYQPGVGTGVASAPSWAVPVGATQSHPVVAGEHEEPVAPTPTPTPTPTPTPTPTPTSPGTATPTPTPTPTPTETPTPTPTPTETETPTPSPTETGTPTPTPAETPTETLAPTETVAPTETVAPTPTEPVAPTETQTPTGGGTLAMSEEPVPAPPAPEPVPEPVLSTAVAPTTAPEITASIAPAEPVLVPLTLPEGYVLVSPDAVQTPDGSIVPLATLTVTPVP, via the coding sequence GTGCTTGGCCTTTTCGCCTTCGGCTTCCAGGCACCCACCTTTGATCCAAATACTTCACAGGCCGTGCCCGTCCAGGGCGTTGTGGAGCCCAGGCAGCTGGACGCCGCCCTGATCCATGCGACCGCGCCGGACCAGTGGCGCGCCGTCGGCACCGAAACCGCGACAGGCGCTCCCGTGCCCGTGTCCGAGCACGCCATGGTCCAGTTCGACCGGGCAGCCGTGCAGACCATCGGCCAGGACGGCACGGCACGGCTCACCGTCGCGGCCGCAGGCCTGCAGCGGCCTCCCTTGGGAAGCCTCTACTCGCCCCTGGAGACCCTGAACCCGAGTTCGCCCTTCGGCTACCGCATCGATCCGTTTACCGGCCATGCCGGCGAATTCCACTGGGGGCGGGACTTTGCCGCGCCCTGCGGTACCAGGGTCTATGCCGCCGACGCCGGCGTGGTGCGGGCCGTGGGCTGGCATCCCTGGGGCGGCGGCAACCGTGTTGAGATTGAGCACGGGAACGGCCTGGTCACCACCTACAACCACCTCCAGGCGATCGGCGTCACGAAGGGCCAATCGGTCCGGGTGGGTGAGGTCATCGCCCAGGTGGGGACCACCGGCTGGTCCACCGGCTGCCACCTCCACTTTGAGACGATCGTCAACGGCGTCTACAAGGACCCCGCCAACTGGACGCTGCTGTCCACCCGCCAGCTTGACGCCCTGGCCGCGATTGCGATGGTCAACTACCAGCCGGGCGTCGGGACAGGCGTAGCGTCCGCACCGTCGTGGGCCGTGCCGGTGGGCGCAACCCAGTCGCACCCGGTGGTGGCCGGCGAGCACGAGGAGCCCGTGGCTCCGACGCCGACGCCGACGCCGACGCCGACGCCGACGCCGACGCCGACTCCGACGAGTCCCGGGACGGCGACGCCGACCCCCACACCAACGCCCACGCCGACGGAAACACCAACGCCGACGCCGACTCCGACCGAGACGGAAACCCCGACCCCGTCGCCCACCGAAACCGGGACTCCGACTCCGACGCCAGCGGAGACGCCCACCGAGACACTGGCGCCGACGGAAACGGTAGCTCCGACGGAAACCGTAGCGCCGACGCCAACTGAGCCGGTGGCGCCCACGGAGACGCAGACGCCGACAGGCGGCGGGACCTTGGCCATGAGCGAGGAGCCGGTTCCGGCGCCTCCGGCCCCCGAACCGGTTCCGGAACCTGTGCTGAGCACTGCCGTGGCGCCGACGACGGCCCCAGAGATTACCGCGTCGATCGCTCCTGCGGAGCCGGTGCTGGTTCCGCTTACGCTCCCGGAGGGCTATGTGCTGGTATCGCCGGACGCGGTCCAAACGCCCGACGGCAGCATCGTTCCCCTGGCGACGCTCACGGTGACGCCCGTCCCGTAG
- a CDS encoding glutathione peroxidase: MTSLYSIPLTLNDGSDVDFGRFKGKAVMVVNVASACGYTRQYAGLEELYGKYRGQGLEILGVPCNQFGGQEQGSDAEIAEFCQRNFGVTFPLTTKANVLGKEQHPLFAELTQTDDEPVKVKWNFEKFLVSRDGELIARFPSAVEPDSEELIDALEKALA, translated from the coding sequence ATGACCAGCCTGTACAGCATCCCGCTCACGCTCAATGACGGCTCGGACGTGGATTTCGGCCGTTTCAAGGGCAAAGCCGTGATGGTGGTCAACGTGGCTTCGGCGTGCGGTTACACCCGCCAGTACGCGGGCCTGGAAGAGCTCTACGGCAAGTACCGCGGACAGGGCCTGGAGATCCTGGGCGTGCCCTGCAACCAGTTCGGCGGCCAGGAGCAGGGTTCGGACGCCGAGATCGCCGAATTCTGCCAGCGCAACTTCGGCGTGACCTTCCCGCTGACCACCAAGGCCAACGTCCTGGGCAAGGAACAGCACCCGCTGTTTGCCGAACTTACCCAGACGGACGACGAACCGGTCAAGGTGAAGTGGAACTTCGAGAAGTTCCTTGTCAGCCGCGACGGCGAGCTGATCGCCCGCTTCCCCTCCGCCGTCGAGCCTGACTCCGAAGAGCTCATCGATGCCCTCGAAAAGGCCCTCGCCTAA
- a CDS encoding SDR family NAD(P)-dependent oxidoreductase — translation MARGTLLSGSHVLITGGGNGLGRRLALGAAQRGARVTIWDLSADRGNAVSEEIRRAGGAAQAHTVNVADKEAVKAAAAVTGPVDVLVNNAGVVSGQRLLEGNDEGIERTMNVNVLALYWVTRVFLGDMARRGSGTVVTIASAAGMVGVAKQTDYSASKFAAVGFNESLRAEMRTDKTGVNTLVVCPYYIDTGMFDGVTTRFPRLLPILKEQEVAVKILDGIESGRQSLVLPPLVNLIPPARMLPVRAFDRVMDLLGVNQTMKDFTGRPGDVAGGPANAPAPESRPTL, via the coding sequence ATGGCACGAGGAACCCTGCTGAGCGGATCGCACGTCCTCATCACCGGCGGCGGAAACGGCCTCGGCCGGCGCCTGGCGCTTGGCGCCGCACAGCGGGGCGCCCGGGTGACCATCTGGGACCTGTCCGCCGATCGGGGCAACGCGGTCAGCGAGGAAATCCGCCGAGCAGGCGGAGCCGCCCAGGCACACACTGTGAACGTTGCGGACAAGGAAGCCGTGAAAGCCGCGGCCGCGGTGACCGGTCCCGTGGACGTCCTGGTCAACAACGCCGGTGTGGTCAGCGGCCAACGTCTGCTCGAAGGAAACGACGAGGGCATCGAGCGCACCATGAACGTCAACGTGCTCGCCCTGTACTGGGTCACCCGGGTCTTCCTGGGCGACATGGCCCGCCGGGGCAGCGGCACCGTGGTCACCATCGCCAGTGCGGCCGGCATGGTGGGCGTCGCCAAACAGACCGACTACTCCGCGAGCAAGTTCGCCGCCGTCGGCTTCAATGAGTCCCTGCGCGCCGAAATGAGGACCGACAAGACGGGCGTGAACACGCTGGTGGTGTGCCCCTACTACATCGATACGGGGATGTTCGACGGCGTCACCACCCGGTTCCCGCGGCTGCTTCCGATCCTCAAGGAGCAGGAGGTGGCGGTCAAGATCCTGGATGGGATCGAAAGCGGCCGGCAAAGCCTGGTCCTTCCTCCGCTGGTCAACCTCATCCCGCCCGCACGCATGCTGCCCGTCCGCGCCTTCGACCGCGTCATGGACCTCCTGGGCGTCAACCAGACCATGAAGGACTTCACGGGCCGCCCGGGCGACGTGGCCGGAGGGCCCGCGAACGCACCCGCGCCGGAATCCAGGCCGACCCTCTAA
- a CDS encoding succinic semialdehyde dehydrogenase, which produces MTKQLPAGTRTPAITSHPGSYAGLSSLVSCQDGRPQQSSSSPFDGTHIGDVPLCTPEDAERAVEGARAAQRAWAAVPIERRRRVIRRFHDLLHEQQEDILDIVQAETGKARISAYEEFADVALTASYYARTAARHLRSSRRRGAMPLLTRTVEHQVPKGVIGIISPWNYPLTLAVSDAIPALLAGNGVVLKPDSQTPFTALRVLKLMLDAGLPPALFQIVTGTGSTLGPALIGRVDYLMFTGSTRTGKTVAKQCAERLIGFSAELGGKNPMLVLADADVARTAEGAVQACFSNAGQLCVSIERLYVHDDVYERFMDAFIKQVERMRLGAGRDWEIDMGSLISQQQLDTVGAHVEDALSKGAQLITGGHPRPELGPLFYEPTVLGGVTADMLLARSETFGPVVAVYRVRDDEEAIALANDTDFGLNASVWSTPEHGASVARRLQAGTVNINEGYAAAWASHDAPMGGMKDSGAGRRHGREGILKYTESQTVALQRLIPVGPTPGLSHKRYAQLMTRAVKILGRLP; this is translated from the coding sequence ATGACTAAACAGCTCCCGGCCGGTACCAGGACGCCTGCCATAACAAGCCATCCGGGCAGCTACGCTGGCCTTTCCAGCCTGGTCAGCTGCCAGGACGGACGCCCGCAGCAGTCCTCCTCCTCGCCCTTTGACGGCACACATATCGGCGACGTCCCGCTCTGCACGCCGGAGGACGCAGAACGCGCCGTGGAGGGAGCCCGTGCCGCACAACGGGCCTGGGCGGCCGTGCCCATCGAACGGCGCCGCAGGGTGATCCGCCGCTTCCACGACCTTCTGCACGAACAGCAGGAAGACATCCTTGATATCGTCCAGGCCGAGACGGGCAAGGCGCGGATCAGCGCCTACGAGGAATTCGCGGACGTCGCCCTGACCGCGAGCTACTACGCGCGCACCGCGGCCCGGCACCTCCGCTCGTCGCGGCGCCGGGGCGCGATGCCCCTGCTGACCCGCACCGTTGAACACCAGGTTCCCAAGGGCGTCATCGGGATCATCAGCCCGTGGAACTACCCGCTGACCCTCGCCGTTTCAGACGCGATCCCCGCGCTGCTGGCGGGCAACGGCGTCGTGCTCAAACCGGATTCGCAAACCCCGTTCACGGCCCTGCGTGTCCTCAAGCTAATGCTCGACGCCGGGCTGCCGCCGGCTCTGTTCCAGATTGTCACCGGAACCGGGTCCACACTTGGCCCCGCGCTCATCGGCCGCGTGGACTACCTGATGTTCACCGGTTCCACCCGCACCGGGAAGACGGTGGCGAAGCAGTGCGCAGAGCGGCTGATCGGATTCTCTGCCGAGCTCGGGGGCAAGAACCCGATGCTGGTACTTGCCGATGCAGACGTGGCGCGGACCGCCGAGGGAGCCGTCCAGGCATGCTTCTCCAACGCCGGGCAGCTCTGCGTCAGCATTGAGCGGCTCTATGTCCATGACGACGTCTACGAGCGCTTCATGGACGCGTTCATCAAGCAGGTGGAGCGGATGCGCCTGGGTGCCGGGCGTGACTGGGAAATCGACATGGGCTCGCTCATCAGCCAGCAGCAACTGGATACCGTGGGCGCCCATGTGGAGGACGCGCTGTCCAAGGGGGCGCAGCTCATCACCGGCGGCCACCCGCGCCCCGAGCTGGGGCCCCTGTTCTACGAGCCCACCGTGCTGGGCGGCGTCACGGCAGACATGCTGCTGGCCCGGTCCGAAACCTTTGGCCCCGTGGTTGCGGTCTACCGGGTGCGGGACGACGAGGAAGCCATCGCCCTGGCCAACGACACCGACTTCGGCCTCAACGCCAGCGTGTGGTCCACGCCGGAACACGGGGCGTCCGTGGCCCGGCGGCTCCAGGCCGGAACGGTCAACATCAACGAGGGCTACGCGGCGGCCTGGGCCTCCCATGACGCCCCCATGGGCGGGATGAAGGACTCGGGGGCAGGCCGGCGCCACGGCCGCGAAGGCATCCTCAAGTACACCGAATCCCAGACCGTTGCCCTGCAGCGCCTGATCCCGGTGGGACCGACCCCCGGGCTGAGCCACAAGCGCTACGCCCAGCTGATGACCCGGGCCGTCAAGATCCTGGGCCGCCTTCCATGA
- a CDS encoding TetR/AcrR family transcriptional regulator → MGGRKVPEQERRESLLAAAASVAVTEGLEAVTARRVAAAADASSGLVFFHFGSKEGLLLALLESILGRTLDAADKPELATLPAWDRLYEMVRMEIEELPEQRGFVELLFAYYFIRRDELFRDPIDKALGLYAEAFLPSCRDVAEETGTHAEHIATTVLSLIQGAAVQVIRAPASFDPESILSSLRAFKPIHSN, encoded by the coding sequence ATGGGTGGACGCAAGGTGCCGGAGCAAGAAAGGCGCGAGAGCCTCCTGGCCGCCGCAGCCTCGGTGGCAGTTACGGAAGGACTCGAAGCGGTCACGGCACGGCGGGTCGCCGCGGCCGCCGACGCGTCGTCGGGCCTGGTGTTCTTCCACTTCGGCTCCAAGGAGGGGCTGCTCCTGGCCTTGCTGGAGAGCATCCTGGGCAGGACCCTTGACGCCGCCGACAAGCCGGAACTGGCCACGCTGCCGGCCTGGGACCGGCTCTACGAGATGGTGCGCATGGAAATTGAGGAACTTCCCGAGCAGCGGGGCTTCGTCGAATTGCTCTTCGCCTACTACTTCATCCGGCGCGACGAGCTCTTCCGCGACCCCATCGACAAGGCCCTGGGCCTGTACGCCGAGGCCTTCCTCCCGAGCTGCCGGGACGTGGCGGAGGAAACCGGAACGCACGCCGAGCACATTGCCACCACCGTGTTGTCGCTGATCCAAGGCGCAGCAGTCCAGGTCATCAGGGCACCTGCCTCTTTCGACCCGGAAAGTATCCTGTCCTCCCTGCGGGCGTTCAAGCCAATCCACAGCAACTAA
- a CDS encoding cytochrome P450, whose translation MTDDPYSDENLRNPYPLFQRMREAGPAVWLEKYQVLAFAGFEECKEILDDYRTFISGAGVGPKNLHREPAWRPQGILESDPPVHGPMRNAMASVISPRGVRSLRTAFELFADELVDALIARGTFDGVTDLAELFPIRVFGDAVGIPREGREANLLPHGAMNFSAFGPDDERSKEFFEKGAGTHQWVMNNCARENLSPDGMGAQIWEFADRGEITAGQAALLVRAMLSAGLDTTVFSIGNTLQALAAHPEQWAELHANPRLAKFAIDEALRYESPFQSFFRTTGSDTVFRGIPLPAGTKVLLFMGSANRDARHWGETADQYVISRNAGGHLAFGMGIHQCVGQPISRLEMDVLFTALAKRVKSIEPLGEPVPYLHNTLRGWRSLPLRITAA comes from the coding sequence ATGACGGATGATCCCTACTCCGACGAGAACCTGCGGAACCCGTACCCCCTGTTCCAGCGGATGCGCGAGGCCGGGCCGGCCGTGTGGCTTGAGAAGTACCAAGTGCTGGCGTTCGCCGGCTTCGAGGAATGCAAGGAGATCCTGGACGACTACCGGACCTTCATTTCCGGCGCCGGCGTGGGGCCCAAGAACCTGCACCGCGAACCCGCCTGGCGCCCCCAGGGCATCCTGGAATCCGACCCTCCCGTGCACGGCCCCATGCGCAACGCCATGGCCTCCGTCATTTCGCCCCGTGGCGTCCGCTCCCTGCGGACCGCCTTCGAGCTCTTTGCCGATGAGCTGGTGGACGCGCTGATCGCGCGGGGAACGTTCGACGGCGTCACGGACCTTGCCGAGCTGTTCCCCATCCGGGTCTTCGGAGACGCCGTCGGGATCCCCCGCGAGGGGCGCGAAGCGAATCTGCTCCCCCACGGCGCCATGAACTTCAGTGCGTTCGGCCCGGACGACGAGCGCTCCAAGGAGTTCTTCGAGAAGGGCGCGGGAACGCACCAGTGGGTCATGAACAACTGCGCGCGCGAGAACCTCTCGCCGGACGGCATGGGGGCGCAGATCTGGGAGTTCGCTGACCGCGGCGAGATCACGGCCGGGCAGGCGGCACTCCTGGTGCGGGCCATGCTTTCCGCAGGCCTGGACACCACGGTGTTTTCCATCGGCAACACGCTCCAGGCCCTGGCGGCCCACCCGGAGCAGTGGGCCGAGCTGCACGCCAACCCCCGCCTGGCGAAGTTCGCCATCGACGAGGCCCTGCGCTACGAATCCCCGTTCCAGTCCTTCTTCCGGACCACGGGTTCGGACACCGTGTTCCGCGGCATCCCGCTGCCCGCAGGCACCAAGGTGCTGCTCTTCATGGGCTCGGCCAACCGGGACGCCCGGCACTGGGGCGAAACCGCGGACCAGTACGTGATCAGCCGGAACGCCGGTGGGCACCTGGCCTTCGGCATGGGCATCCACCAGTGCGTGGGCCAGCCGATCTCCCGCCTCGAGATGGACGTCCTCTTCACGGCGCTGGCCAAGCGGGTCAAGAGCATCGAACCGCTGGGCGAACCCGTGCCGTACCTGCACAACACGCTGCGCGGCTGGCGTTCGCTGCCGCTTCGGATCACTGCCGCGTAG
- a CDS encoding IclR family transcriptional regulator — protein MAGTTSFERGLMILSEIADGGDTTVESVALKLGIPVSTTYRYFRQLREHGFVQEDAGSYRPGHALLALSGRHLTQSHLAEVGTAVLKSIVDAVGETAVMVIRVGTQAMCLRRAEPDKGFKYTFAVNELLPLTAGAGPRTLLAWAPADVVRQVLDGELPRFTDNSPSAEQILATLSQIRANGWVVSRGELDPGAVSVAVPVIFDGEAVCAINVAGPESRCGSRAWLTSTVKTMNEAAENLAASLGSLASQRTTREASDDARHSA, from the coding sequence ATGGCAGGAACAACATCCTTCGAGCGGGGTCTCATGATCCTGTCCGAAATCGCCGACGGCGGTGACACCACCGTGGAGAGCGTGGCCCTGAAGCTGGGCATCCCCGTCAGCACCACCTATCGCTACTTCCGGCAGCTCCGCGAGCACGGCTTCGTTCAGGAGGATGCCGGGAGTTACCGGCCCGGGCACGCGCTGCTGGCGTTGTCCGGCAGGCACCTCACGCAGAGCCACCTCGCTGAAGTTGGCACGGCTGTGCTGAAAAGCATTGTGGATGCCGTGGGGGAGACCGCGGTGATGGTCATCCGGGTGGGGACGCAGGCGATGTGCCTGCGCCGCGCCGAGCCGGACAAGGGCTTCAAATACACCTTCGCCGTCAACGAGCTCCTGCCCCTGACCGCGGGAGCAGGCCCGCGGACGCTGCTCGCCTGGGCGCCCGCCGACGTCGTGCGTCAAGTGCTCGACGGCGAGCTTCCGCGCTTTACGGACAACTCGCCGTCGGCGGAGCAGATCCTGGCCACGCTGTCCCAGATCCGGGCCAACGGCTGGGTGGTCTCGCGCGGCGAGCTCGATCCCGGCGCGGTCTCGGTGGCTGTTCCGGTGATCTTCGACGGCGAGGCCGTCTGTGCCATTAACGTTGCCGGACCGGAGAGCCGCTGCGGCTCGCGGGCCTGGCTCACTTCGACGGTGAAAACCATGAACGAGGCAGCGGAGAACCTGGCGGCGTCGCTGGGTTCCCTCGCCAGCCAAAGAACAACACGGGAGGCAAGCGATGACGCTCGACACTCTGCTTGA